The following coding sequences are from one Salvia hispanica cultivar TCC Black 2014 chromosome 3, UniMelb_Shisp_WGS_1.0, whole genome shotgun sequence window:
- the LOC125215677 gene encoding uncharacterized protein LOC125215677, with translation MGAEKEQQSPAYAYPRSSIDAEAAHDGAELRKKKRAKCLLYIAVFAIFQIAVITAFALTVMKVKTPKFRIREATLSDLTAGTASLRATLSAELAVKNANFGPYKYRSTSVEFFYRGAKIGEVLVPGSKANWKTTKEISAAAVELDLSGDPRLPGEVVRITSSAKMEGKVEMLFFMNKDRSTDMNCSMDIVTASRTVENIECE, from the coding sequence atgggtgCAGAGAAGGAGCAGCAATCACCGGCCTACGCCTATCCACGAAGCAGCATCGACGCAGAGGCGGCTCACGACGGCGCTGAGCTGCGCAAGAAGAAGCGTGCGAAATGCCTCCTCTACATCGCGGTCTTCGCCATCTTCCAAATCGCAGTAATCACAGCCTTCGCCCTAACCGTGATGAAGGTCAAAACGCCCAAATTCCGCATCCGAGAGGCCACGCTCTCCGACCTCACCGCCGGAACAGCCTCGCTGCGGGCCACCCTCAGCGCCGAGCTCGCCGTGAAGAACGCCAACTTCGGGCCCTACAAGTACCGCAGCACCAGCGTGGAGTTCTTCTACCGAGGGGCGAAGATAGGCGAGGTTCTCGTCCCCGGCTCGAAGGCTAACTGGAAGACTACGAAGGAGATAAGTGCCGCCGCCGTGGAGCTGGATCTGAGCGGCGACCCTCGGCTTCCCGGCGAGGTGGTGCGGATAACGAGCTCTGCGAAGATGGAGGGGAAAGTGGAGATGCTGTTTTTTATGAACAAGGATAGATCGACGGATATGAATTGCTCTATGGATATTGTGACGGCGTCAAGGACTGTTGAGAATATTGAATGCgaatga